In Spinacia oleracea cultivar Varoflay chromosome 5, BTI_SOV_V1, whole genome shotgun sequence, a single window of DNA contains:
- the LOC110791458 gene encoding pentatricopeptide repeat-containing protein At3g49710 — MNQSSWNNLSKFCQLLKSCIAQRNLLTGKSLHTLYIKSVIPSSIYLSNHFIILYAKCRQISAARKVFDATPCPNVFSYNAIIAAYVKEGKTRIAHQLFDEIPEPDIVSFNTLIAACAERGETLSALRLFDRVREIGVEMDGFSLSSMISASSNDVLLIKELHSLVVKGGFDVSYASVNNSLVSCYSKNGFLEEAKRVFCEMSGREDEVSWNAMIVAYGQNKEGRKALEMFQEMVQRGLNVDMYTLASVLAAFTSLEDRVGGLQFHARLIKMGFRSNPHVGSGLIDLYSKCGGSMLECRNIFEEISEPDLVLWNTMISGYSQFEELSEEAVACFRDVLRVGYRPDDCTFVCVISACSSSRSPSHGKQIHSLVLKSDIPSNRIAVNNALVAMYAKCGNLVDARRLFDRMPEHNAVSLNTIIDGYSQHGFGNKALHLFNWMLETDYTPTNITFISVLSACAHTGKVEEGQKYFEMMTEKYGIIPEAEHYSCMIDMLGRAGKLVEAEELIESMPYSPGSIGWAALLGACRKYGNINLAVKAANQFLLMDPLNPAPYVILANIYADAERWEDYAKVRKLMQDRKLRKKPGCSWIELDKKIHTFVAEDASHPMIREIYDYLEEILLKIKHAGYVPDVRWAMVKDDRIGKAEKERMLYHHSEKLAIAFGLMSTKDGKPLLVGKNLRICGDCHNAIKLISSVTGREITVRDTRRFHCFKDGKCTCEDYW, encoded by the coding sequence ATGAACCAGAGTTCATGGAATAATCTCTCCAAGTTTTGCCAACTACTAAAATCATGCATTGCACAAAGAAATCTATTAACAGGAAAATCTCTTCATACTCTTTACATTAAATCAGTAATCCCATCTTCAATTTATCTTTCCAATCACTTCATCATTCTCTACGCAAAATGCCGCCAGATTTCTGCTGCGCGGAAAGTTTTCGACGCTACACCATGCCCAAATGTCTTCTCCTACAATGCCATAATCGCTGCATACGTAAAAGAAGGTAAAACTCGGATTGCCCACCAGCTGTTCGACGAAATTCCTGAACCAGATATTGTATCATTTAACACCCTTATTGCTGCCTGTGCGGAGAGAGGGGAAACATTGTCTGCTCTTAGGCTTTTTGATAGGGTTAGAGAGATAGGTGTTGAGATGGATGGGTTTAGTTTGTCTTCCATGATTTCAGCTTCTTCTAATGATGTGTTATTGATAAAGGAGTTGCATTCTTTGGTTGTTAAAGGAGGGTTTGATGTATCATATGCTTCGGTAAATAACTCACTTGTTAGTTGTTATAGTAAAAACGGGTTTTTGGAGGAGGCGAAGAGGGTGTTTTGTGAGATGAGTGGGAGAGAAGACGAGGTTTCGTGGAATGCGATGATTGTTGCTTATGGGCAAAATAAGGAAGGAAGAAAAGCTCTTGAAATGTTTCAAGAAATGGTTCAGAGGGGTTTAAATGTTGACATGTATACACTGGCTAGTGTACTTGCTGCCTTTACCAGCTTAGAAGATCGTGTAGGCGGTCTTCAGTTTCATGCTCGGTTGATCAAAATGGGATTTCGCTCAAATCCACATGTGGGGAGTGGGCTGATTGATTTGTATTCAAAATGTGGGGGCAGTATGTTAGAATGCAGGAACATATTTGAGGAAATTTCTGAGCCCGATTTGGTTCTGTGGAACACTATGATCTCTGGATATTCTCAGTTTGAAGAATTATCTGAAGAGGCTGTTGCATGTTTTAGAGATGTGCTGCGAGTTGGTTATCGTCCAGATGATTGCACCTTTGTATGTGTCATAAGTGCATGCTCAAGCTCGCGTTCTCCTTCTCATGGAAAGCAGATTCACTCATTGGTTCTGAAGTCTGACATCCCATCAAATCGAATAGCAGTTAACAATGCTTTGGTAGCAATGTATGCGAAATGTGGGAATCTCGTTGATGCAAGGCGGTTATTTGATAGGATGCCGGAGCATAATGCCGTCTCTCTGAACACCATAATTGATGGTTATTCCCAACATGGGTTTGGGAACAAAGCATTGCATCTTTTCAATTGGATGCTTGAAACTGATTATACTCCCACGAACATAACCTTTATTTCTGTGCTTTCAGCATGTGCACACACAGGGAAAGTTGAGGAAGGCCAGAAATATTTTGAGATGATGACGGAGAAATATGGTATTATTCCAGAAGCAGAGCATTACTCTTGCATGATTGACATGCTGGGTCGGGCTGGGAAACTAGTTGAAGCTGAGGAGCTGATTGAGTCAATGCCGTATAGCCCTGGTTCCATTGGCTGGGCAGCTTTGCTTGGCGCCTGCAGGAAATATGGCAACATCAACTTAGCTGTTAAGGCGGCCAATCAATTTTTACTGATGGATCCTTTAAATCCTGCTCCGTATGTCATTCTTGCAAACATATATGCGGATGCTGAAAGATGGGAAGATTATGCAAAGGTCAGGAAGCTTATGCAAGATAGAAAGCTTAGAAAGAAACCAGGGTGTAGTTGGATTGAGCTAGACAAAAAGATTCACACTTTTGTTGCTGAAGATGCTTCACACCCTATGATAAGAGAAATATACGATTACTTGGAGGAGATACTATTGAAGATAAAACATGCTGGTTATGTGCCAGATGTACGATGGGCAATGGTTAAGGATGATAGAATAGGAAAAGCAGAAAAGGAGAGAATGTTGTATCACCACAGTGAAAAACTAGCAATTGCATTTGGGTTGATGTCAACTAAAGACGGAAAGCCTCTCCTTGTTGGGAAGAACCTACGAATATGTGGAGATTGTCATAATGCTATCAAGCTTATTTCTTCTGTTACTGGAAGGGAGATAACTGTCAGAGATACCCGAAGATTTCATTGCTTTAAGGATGGAAAATGCACATGCGAGGATTATTGGTAG